The genomic DNA CCTAGCACAGAAGGTTGACCTAATCTAACACTAAGATCACCAGCAAGCTTTGTACTTAATAAAATAAGTGCAATTTGAAAGAAAAATTCGAATTCCATCTGATCCTCTCCTCATCATTTTTAGTTTTATCATACGATTTCTCGGAATTTGCCTAATGAAAATATGTAAAACCCATTAAACAAAAGGGTCTGATTACAAGTTCTTTTGAACTCGTAATTTGAACCTGTAATTAATATATAATAGATTTTATAAAAAATCAATGAAAAAATGGGAGCTTTTTGGGGAAGAAGCTGTCTTATTGAGATATAGGTGTAAGAGTAGCGTGTGAATTTTATATGTATAAAATAGTATGAAGTCCTTTTTCATTACAAATAATAAAGCCTAAATGCTATTTCACGAATTATAAATGTGAAAAGGAGGTTTTATCATTTGAATTCATTAAAAAATAACTTGTCTATTGTTGCTTTAGGTGGAGTAAATGAAATAGGAAAAAATATGTATGCTATCCAATATGAAAATGATATTGTCGTCATTGATTGTGGGTCTAAATTTCCAGATGAAAGTTTATTAGGGATTGATTTAATAATTCCAGACGTCACATATTTGCAAGAAAATAAAGAAAAAATTCGCGGTTTAGTAGTAACGCACGGGCATGAGGACCATATTGGCGGAATACCATATTTTTTAAAACAACTAAATGTACCAATCTATGCAACAAAGTTAACGTTAGGTTTAATTGAAATTAAATTAAAGGAACACAATCTTCAAAATGATACGGAATTAATCGTTATTCATTCAGAATCAGAAATTGATTGTGGTTCTATTAAGGCAACCTTTTTTAAAACGAACCACAGTATTCCAGATTGTCTCGGTATTGTTTTTCATACACCAGAAGGTACTGTAGTACATACAGGTGATTTTAAATTTGATTTAACACCAGTAAACAATCAACATCCTGATATTCATAAAATGGCTAAAATAGGAAGTGAAGGTGTACTAGCTTTATTATCTGAAAGCACAAATGCAGAACGCCCAGGTTTTACTCCATCAGAAAGGTCAGTAGGAGAACGGATAGAGGAAATATTTATGAAAGCAAATAGAAAAGTAATTATTTCTACGTTTGCTTCTAATGTGAATCGTGTTCAGCAAATAGTTGAAGCATGTATAAAAACAAATCGAAAACTAGCTTTGCTAGGGAGAAGTATGGTAAATGTAGTAGAGGTTGCTCTAGAGAAAGGTTATTTACATATTCCAGAAGGTATGTTAATTGAAGCAAATGAGGTAAATCGTTTAGATCCAAAGCAGGTTGCATTACTTTGTACAGGAAGTCAAGGAGAACCAATGGCAGCTTTAGCGCGTTTAGCTAGTGGAAACTATAGACAAGTGGATATTTTACCAGAAGATACGGTTATTATAGCCGCGACCCCTATCCCAGGAAATGAACGTAACGTTTCTCGAATTATCGATAATTTATTTGCATTAGGAGCAAAGGTGATTTACGGATCAGGTAGTTCTACTGGAGTGCATGTATCCGGTCATGCATATCAAGAAGAGTTGAAGTTAATGCTTACATTAATGAAGCCAAAATATTTTATTCCAATTCATGGAGAGTTTAGAATGCTACATCACCATAGTTTGTTAGCAGAATCAATTGGTATTGAAAAGGAAAATATCTTTATCGTACGTAATGGAGATGTTGTAGATATAAGTAATGAAGTGGCAATTCAATCTAGAAGAATACAAGCAGGAAATATATATGTAGATGGATTAGGAATTGGAGATGTTGGAAATGCATTATTACGTGATCGTAAACAACTTTCAGAAGATGGAATGCTCGTTATAGTTATTACTTTTAATAAAGTGGATGGAGAAATAATTTCAGGTCCTGATATTATTTCTCGTGGATTTGTCTATGTTCGTGATTCAGAAGAATTTTTAAGAGAATTAAATAAATTAGCTGTTATTACAATTAATAATTTAAAGAAAGAGAATGTGAATAGCTGGGGTATTTTGAAAAGGGAGGTAAGAGAAGCGTTAGGGAGGTATATATATACAAATACAAAACGAAAGCCGATGATTCTTCCTATAATAATAGAGGTTTAATAGTAAAAAAAGAATTCTCGTATGGGAATTCTTTTTTGTTTTGAAGACAAAATGAACATATAATGAAATAAATAGAAATGGAAGGAAATAAAAGATGTTATTAAATAAACGCTTTACAATTGGAGAAATGGCAAAAATGCATAATATAGCGGAATCAACTTTACGCTATTATGATGAGAAGGGAATTTTTCATCCGTCCACTGTGGACCCGCAAACAAATTATCGTTATTACACAATCGATCAATTTTCACTATTAGATACGATTAAATTTTTACGCCAGTTAAATATTCCGTTAAAGGAAATTAAGAAATATATTGATGAAAGAAATCCAGCATACGCACTCAATTTACTGGAAAAACAACAAGAAATGATGTTGAAAAAACAAAGAGAAATTGAGTATGCTTTGGCGAAAATGGAGCATAGAATTCATTTAATTAAGGAAGCAACAAAAGCAAAAGCTGAACAAATGGTAATTAAAGAGATCCCGCAGCGGAAAATTACAGCAATTGCGGTTGCCCCGAATACGACGGATGATATGTTTGAGTACTACATCCATTCGTTGCAAAAAAATATGAGGCAAATGGATGATAGTTTATTTTCTGGAGATATTGGTGTAACTGTTGCGGAAAAAGGATTAATGCAAAATGAGTTTCAAGCATATAGCAGTGTATTTATTCTTTTGGATTATATGCCGTATGAAGTGCATACTTCAGATGAAATTAAAGAAGGTTTATATGCTTGTTCTTATCATCATGGACCATATGAAGAAACAGATGCAACGTACAAGGAGTTACTTACATACATTGATAAAGAAGGTTACGAAGTACATGGAGATTCGATTGAG from Bacillus cereus G9842 includes the following:
- a CDS encoding ribonuclease J; the protein is MNSLKNNLSIVALGGVNEIGKNMYAIQYENDIVVIDCGSKFPDESLLGIDLIIPDVTYLQENKEKIRGLVVTHGHEDHIGGIPYFLKQLNVPIYATKLTLGLIEIKLKEHNLQNDTELIVIHSESEIDCGSIKATFFKTNHSIPDCLGIVFHTPEGTVVHTGDFKFDLTPVNNQHPDIHKMAKIGSEGVLALLSESTNAERPGFTPSERSVGERIEEIFMKANRKVIISTFASNVNRVQQIVEACIKTNRKLALLGRSMVNVVEVALEKGYLHIPEGMLIEANEVNRLDPKQVALLCTGSQGEPMAALARLASGNYRQVDILPEDTVIIAATPIPGNERNVSRIIDNLFALGAKVIYGSGSSTGVHVSGHAYQEELKLMLTLMKPKYFIPIHGEFRMLHHHSLLAESIGIEKENIFIVRNGDVVDISNEVAIQSRRIQAGNIYVDGLGIGDVGNALLRDRKQLSEDGMLVIVITFNKVDGEIISGPDIISRGFVYVRDSEEFLRELNKLAVITINNLKKENVNSWGILKREVREALGRYIYTNTKRKPMILPIIIEV
- a CDS encoding MerR family transcriptional regulator, producing the protein MLLNKRFTIGEMAKMHNIAESTLRYYDEKGIFHPSTVDPQTNYRYYTIDQFSLLDTIKFLRQLNIPLKEIKKYIDERNPAYALNLLEKQQEMMLKKQREIEYALAKMEHRIHLIKEATKAKAEQMVIKEIPQRKITAIAVAPNTTDDMFEYYIHSLQKNMRQMDDSLFSGDIGVTVAEKGLMQNEFQAYSSVFILLDYMPYEVHTSDEIKEGLYACSYHHGPYEETDATYKELLTYIDKEGYEVHGDSIEIGLIDWSVTEDPEEQVTEIQIPIMKK